A genomic region of Kribbella sp. NBC_00382 contains the following coding sequences:
- a CDS encoding extracellular solute-binding protein, translated as MIGSGSGSTNRRTFLSLLGAGTAVAAGGVTLTGCSSDSKGSSVNGRAETEDKLGGLLPKYVAYDSVKPDLPGENGASPGFTKYPTELVRAVPDKAVKSGKEVSAMTPLWAPLPPGLGSNSYFDANNERIGAPVRFNILSGNDYGDKLGPLLASGNVPELLCVPGWNISGLTRFAQAADKLFEDLTPYLAGDKAAAYPMLANLPTRAWAYGVWNSQLKAVPFPSDGFPWALFYRKDIFDQVGAAPPKTADDLLALGKQLTDAKANRWAFGSITDEVQRAFGVPGGWRKDSTGKLVNKVETPEFEEAVAFVRKVFQSGYVHPTVVGNAAVDQKPLFEGGQLVVRQDGIGAWSESLQRQSALNPKFDMQAVAPFAHDGGTPIVWSGDPAAIFTFVKKGLGKDRIAELLGVLNYTAAPFGTEENQLYNYGVEGKHYTRQSSGAPKLTALGQKEVASTYIFLGGRPSAITQSEYPGYVEALSKWENDAAKHREKNLFEGIRVEQPTKMAALNQPFDDKLQDIYRGRRPVSELKVAVKEWQTNGGDAGRDFYAKVLSDNGR; from the coding sequence GTGATCGGATCCGGGAGCGGCTCGACCAACCGCCGTACTTTCCTGTCCCTGCTCGGCGCCGGCACCGCGGTCGCGGCCGGTGGGGTGACGCTGACCGGCTGCTCGTCCGACAGCAAGGGGAGCTCGGTGAACGGCCGGGCCGAGACCGAGGACAAGCTCGGCGGGTTGCTGCCGAAGTACGTCGCCTACGACTCGGTCAAGCCCGACCTGCCCGGTGAGAACGGCGCCTCGCCCGGGTTCACGAAGTACCCCACCGAACTGGTGCGGGCGGTGCCCGACAAGGCGGTGAAGAGCGGCAAGGAGGTGTCGGCGATGACCCCGCTGTGGGCGCCGTTGCCGCCCGGGCTCGGCAGCAACTCGTACTTCGACGCGAACAACGAGCGGATCGGGGCGCCGGTCCGGTTCAACATCCTGAGCGGCAACGACTACGGCGACAAGCTCGGCCCGCTGCTGGCCTCCGGCAACGTCCCGGAGCTGCTCTGCGTGCCCGGCTGGAACATCTCCGGCCTGACCCGGTTCGCGCAGGCGGCGGACAAGTTGTTCGAGGATTTGACGCCGTACCTTGCTGGTGACAAGGCCGCGGCGTACCCGATGCTCGCGAACCTGCCGACCAGGGCCTGGGCGTACGGCGTCTGGAACTCCCAGCTGAAGGCGGTTCCGTTCCCGTCCGACGGCTTCCCGTGGGCGCTGTTCTACCGCAAGGACATCTTCGATCAGGTCGGTGCTGCCCCGCCGAAGACCGCTGACGATCTGCTGGCCCTGGGCAAGCAGCTGACCGACGCGAAGGCCAACCGGTGGGCGTTCGGCTCGATCACCGACGAGGTCCAGCGAGCCTTCGGGGTGCCAGGAGGCTGGCGCAAGGACTCGACCGGCAAGCTCGTGAACAAGGTGGAGACGCCGGAGTTCGAGGAAGCGGTCGCCTTCGTCCGCAAGGTGTTCCAGTCGGGCTATGTGCACCCGACCGTCGTCGGCAATGCGGCGGTCGACCAGAAGCCGCTGTTCGAGGGCGGTCAGCTGGTCGTCCGCCAGGACGGCATCGGTGCCTGGAGCGAGTCGCTGCAGCGGCAGTCGGCGCTCAACCCCAAGTTCGACATGCAGGCGGTCGCGCCGTTCGCCCATGACGGCGGGACACCGATCGTCTGGAGCGGCGACCCGGCCGCCATCTTCACGTTCGTGAAGAAGGGCCTGGGCAAGGACCGGATCGCGGAGTTGCTCGGCGTCCTGAACTACACGGCCGCGCCGTTCGGCACCGAGGAGAACCAGCTCTACAACTACGGGGTCGAGGGCAAGCACTACACCCGGCAGAGCTCCGGGGCGCCCAAGCTGACCGCGCTGGGCCAGAAGGAGGTGGCCAGCACGTACATCTTCCTCGGCGGCCGGCCGAGCGCGATCACCCAGAGCGAGTACCCCGGCTACGTCGAGGCGCTCAGCAAGTGGGAGAACGACGCGGCCAAGCACCGCGAGAAGAACCTGTTCGAGGGTATCCGGGTCGAGCAGCCGACCAAGATGGCAGCGCTGAACCAGCCGTTCGACGACAAGCTGCAGGACATCTACCGGGGCCGCCGCCCGGTCAGCGAACTCAAGGTCGCGGTCAAGGAGTGGCAGACCAACGGCGGCGACGCGGGGCGCGACTTCTACGCCAAGGTTCTCAGTGACAACGGTCGGTAG
- a CDS encoding LacI family DNA-binding transcriptional regulator, with protein MATMTDVARRAGVSVSTVSYVLTGTRPISEATRDRVLKAMAELGYQPNAMARGLASRRSNIVGLLLPLTGRGLGATETAFVTGATEAAREAGYHLMLCPVGSDDADELQTLATQRLLDGFLVMEVQLEDRRVELLRKLESPFVLIGRTTDTNGLACVDIDFEQTVDDAVAHLVGLGHRTIAYVNHSEASLAGGYGPAKRTAAAFDAALVRHGITGVMVPSEDTASGGRRAIGTAREQCPQLTGVLVMNENAALGILAELREAALDVPWDVSVVSMVTSAAVADLASPALTAMTSPGAAVGAAATRVLLRRLADGATSTYEELLPCVLEVRGTSAESRRNKRQ; from the coding sequence ATGGCGACGATGACGGATGTCGCGCGGCGTGCCGGGGTGTCGGTCAGCACGGTGTCCTATGTGCTCACCGGGACGCGGCCGATCTCCGAGGCGACCCGGGATCGGGTGCTCAAGGCGATGGCTGAGCTGGGGTATCAGCCGAATGCGATGGCGCGTGGGTTGGCCAGCCGGCGGAGCAACATCGTCGGGTTGCTGCTGCCGCTCACCGGGCGTGGGCTGGGAGCGACCGAGACGGCCTTCGTCACCGGGGCGACCGAGGCGGCGCGCGAGGCCGGGTACCACCTGATGCTGTGTCCGGTCGGCAGTGACGACGCGGACGAGTTGCAGACCCTCGCGACCCAGCGGCTGCTCGACGGCTTCCTGGTGATGGAGGTCCAGCTGGAGGACCGGCGGGTCGAGCTGCTGCGCAAGCTGGAGTCGCCGTTCGTGCTGATCGGCCGGACGACGGACACCAACGGGCTCGCCTGCGTGGACATCGACTTCGAGCAGACCGTCGACGACGCGGTCGCGCACCTGGTCGGGCTCGGCCACCGGACGATTGCCTATGTCAACCATTCGGAAGCCAGTCTGGCCGGCGGTTACGGGCCGGCGAAACGGACCGCCGCCGCGTTCGACGCCGCGCTGGTCCGGCACGGGATCACCGGCGTGATGGTGCCGAGTGAGGACACCGCCAGTGGTGGCAGGCGCGCGATCGGTACGGCCCGCGAGCAGTGTCCGCAGCTGACCGGCGTCCTGGTGATGAACGAGAACGCTGCCCTCGGGATCCTGGCCGAGCTGCGCGAGGCGGCGCTCGACGTGCCCTGGGACGTGTCGGTGGTGTCGATGGTGACGTCCGCGGCCGTCGCCGATCTGGCCAGCCCGGCCCTCACCGCGATGACGTCGCCGGGCGCGGCGGTCGGGGCAGCCGCGACCAGGGTCCTGCTCCGGCGCCTGGCCGACGGCGCCACCTCGACGTACGAAGAGTTGTTGCCCTGCGTGCTTGAGGTCCGGGGAACCAGCGCCGAATCGAGAAGAAACAAGAGGCAGTAG
- a CDS encoding ROK family protein, producing the protein MTNQTADHTDVRAANLAVVLGFLRANSPCSRAAIAAGTGLNKATVTSIVGDLIDRRLARETQQTQNHVGRPATLLVLDGSAYAAIGMEISARGLTAIAYDSAGGQLLRWHRTGPGAGAGPAKAIAALAALARRAIAAVHASGRDVLGLTVGVPGLVNRDGVVVLAAGLGWRDLELRKDLVAALGRPAFPVLVENDANLGALAEHRYGPYAGSANLILLSGETGVGAGVICDGRPLRGNLGYVGEIGHLRLKPDGPLCGCGRHGCLEAVAGIPAILARLEPGDLPDADPQARTEQLVRRAEAGETATIDALAEVGTLLGQSVCGLANILNPELVILGGSYAALGRWLVPAVEKELIDGTLAPEAGGCRVVASAFGHEATSIGAVARSLDQLDSGRLPVVHSG; encoded by the coding sequence TTGACGAATCAGACCGCGGACCACACCGATGTCCGGGCCGCCAACCTGGCCGTGGTGCTCGGATTCCTGCGCGCCAACTCCCCCTGTTCGCGCGCGGCCATCGCGGCCGGGACCGGCCTGAACAAGGCGACCGTGACCAGCATCGTCGGCGATCTGATCGACCGGCGGCTGGCCCGGGAGACGCAGCAGACCCAGAACCACGTCGGCCGGCCGGCCACGCTGCTGGTCCTCGACGGTTCGGCCTACGCCGCGATCGGGATGGAGATCAGCGCCCGCGGCCTGACGGCGATCGCGTACGACTCGGCCGGCGGGCAGTTGCTTCGCTGGCACCGGACCGGACCGGGGGCCGGCGCGGGTCCGGCCAAGGCCATCGCAGCGCTGGCCGCCTTGGCCCGGCGAGCGATCGCCGCCGTGCACGCGTCCGGACGCGACGTCCTCGGCCTCACGGTCGGAGTACCCGGCCTGGTCAACCGCGACGGTGTCGTCGTCCTGGCCGCCGGCCTGGGTTGGCGTGATCTCGAACTGCGCAAGGATCTGGTGGCGGCGCTCGGCCGGCCGGCCTTCCCCGTACTGGTCGAGAACGACGCCAACCTCGGCGCCCTGGCCGAGCATCGCTACGGGCCGTACGCGGGCAGCGCCAACCTCATCCTGCTGTCCGGTGAGACCGGGGTGGGCGCCGGAGTGATCTGCGACGGGCGGCCACTGCGTGGCAACCTCGGCTACGTCGGCGAGATCGGGCACCTGCGGCTCAAGCCGGACGGACCGCTGTGCGGCTGCGGCCGGCACGGTTGCCTCGAGGCCGTCGCCGGCATCCCCGCGATCCTCGCCCGGCTCGAGCCGGGCGACCTGCCCGATGCCGACCCGCAGGCCCGGACGGAGCAACTGGTCAGACGGGCCGAAGCCGGCGAGACGGCCACGATCGACGCGCTCGCCGAGGTGGGGACATTGCTCGGCCAGAGCGTCTGCGGGCTGGCGAACATCCTCAATCCGGAGCTCGTCATCCTCGGCGGCTCCTACGCCGCACTCGGCCGCTGGCTGGTACCGGCCGTCGAGAAGGAGCTGATCGACGGCACCCTGGCCCCTGAGGCGGGTGGCTGCCGGGTGGTCGCCTCGGCCTTCGGCCACGAGGCGACGTCGATCGGCGCCGTCGCCCGCTCCCTCGACCAGCTCGACTCCGGGCGGCTGCCGGTCGTCCATTCCGGCTGA
- the yicI gene encoding alpha-xylosidase, with amino-acid sequence MKFTDGYWQLRPGLTRLRPAAVESVETTERSLVAYAPAKPIIGRGDTLNQPLFTVTVSSPAAGVIGVRIEHHSGGVPPRPAFGLSTDDGHPVKIEVDDEVARLTSGDLTAVLRLDGPWDLRFERDGKVLTGSSARSIGLITDAAGRHFLHEQLALGVGETVYGLGERFGPLVKNGQVVDIWNADGGTSSEQAYKNVPFYLTSAGYGVLVDTPAKVSFEVGSEVVAQNQFSVEGQELSYYVISGPEPKDVLRRYTALTGRPARVPAWSMGLWLSTSFTTDYTEETTSGFVAGMASRDLPLSVFHFDCFWMRQFHWCDFVWDPVAFPDPAGMLRRLKERGLRISLWINPYIAQRSVLFEEGRQLGYLLKRPDGSVWQWDLWQAGMAIVDFTNPAATAWFRSKLQVLIDLGVDCFKTDFGERIPTEDVVWFDGSDPERMHNYYPYLYNEAVFGLLEDNRGEGDAVLFARSATVGGQQFPVHWGGDCESTFEAMAESLRGGLSLAASGFGYWSHDIGGFEGTPDAAVFKRWVPFGLLSSHSRLHGSGSYRVPWAFDEEAVDVLRRFTKLKMSLMPYLARVAEEAHTDGTPMMRPMVLEFPADPGVAYLERQYMLGPDLLVAPVMSKDGEVRFYLPEGTWTHLLTGEQLAGSRWVTQTHGFDSLPVLVREGAVIAIGAVDDRPDYDWADGVELRWYVPTEGQTTRVRLPGPNGETDAVIELTLAGGEATARVVEGTCERFTVTVRK; translated from the coding sequence ATGAAGTTCACAGACGGCTATTGGCAGCTTCGCCCCGGCCTGACCCGGCTGCGCCCGGCCGCGGTCGAGAGCGTCGAGACCACCGAGCGGTCACTGGTCGCCTATGCGCCCGCGAAGCCGATCATCGGCCGTGGGGACACGCTGAACCAGCCCCTCTTCACCGTCACCGTCAGCTCGCCCGCGGCCGGCGTGATCGGCGTCCGGATCGAGCATCACAGCGGGGGAGTACCGCCCCGGCCCGCGTTCGGGCTGAGCACCGACGACGGTCATCCGGTCAAGATCGAGGTGGACGACGAGGTGGCCCGGCTGACCAGCGGCGACCTCACCGCCGTACTCCGGCTCGACGGTCCCTGGGACCTGCGCTTCGAGCGAGACGGCAAGGTGCTGACCGGATCCTCGGCGCGCAGCATCGGACTGATCACCGACGCCGCCGGCCGGCACTTCCTGCACGAGCAGCTCGCCCTCGGGGTGGGCGAGACCGTCTACGGGCTGGGTGAGCGGTTCGGCCCGCTGGTGAAGAACGGCCAGGTGGTCGACATCTGGAACGCGGACGGCGGTACGTCGAGCGAGCAGGCGTACAAGAACGTCCCGTTCTACCTGACCAGCGCCGGGTACGGCGTACTGGTGGACACCCCGGCGAAGGTGTCCTTCGAGGTCGGTTCGGAGGTGGTGGCGCAAAACCAGTTCAGTGTCGAAGGGCAGGAGCTGAGCTACTACGTCATCAGCGGGCCGGAGCCCAAGGACGTACTGCGCCGCTACACGGCCCTCACCGGACGTCCCGCCCGGGTGCCCGCGTGGTCGATGGGGCTGTGGTTGTCGACCTCGTTCACCACCGACTACACCGAGGAGACGACGAGCGGCTTCGTCGCCGGGATGGCGTCGCGGGACCTGCCGCTCAGCGTCTTCCACTTCGACTGCTTCTGGATGCGCCAGTTCCACTGGTGCGACTTCGTCTGGGACCCGGTCGCGTTCCCGGATCCGGCCGGCATGCTGCGCCGGCTGAAGGAGCGCGGCCTGCGGATCAGCCTGTGGATCAACCCGTACATCGCGCAGCGGTCCGTCCTGTTCGAGGAGGGACGGCAGCTCGGCTACCTGCTCAAGCGCCCCGACGGCTCGGTCTGGCAGTGGGACCTGTGGCAGGCCGGGATGGCGATCGTCGACTTCACGAACCCCGCCGCGACCGCGTGGTTCCGGTCCAAGCTGCAGGTGCTGATCGACCTCGGCGTGGACTGTTTCAAGACGGACTTCGGCGAGCGGATCCCGACCGAGGACGTGGTCTGGTTCGACGGCTCCGATCCGGAGCGGATGCACAACTACTACCCGTACCTCTACAACGAGGCGGTCTTCGGGCTGCTGGAGGACAACCGCGGCGAAGGCGATGCCGTCCTGTTCGCCCGGTCCGCGACCGTCGGCGGACAGCAGTTCCCGGTGCACTGGGGCGGCGACTGCGAGTCGACCTTCGAGGCGATGGCGGAGTCGCTGCGCGGCGGATTGTCCTTGGCTGCTTCGGGTTTCGGCTACTGGAGTCACGACATCGGCGGCTTCGAAGGAACGCCGGATGCGGCGGTCTTCAAGCGCTGGGTGCCGTTCGGGCTGTTGTCGTCACACTCGAGACTGCACGGCTCGGGGTCGTACCGGGTGCCGTGGGCGTTCGACGAGGAGGCGGTCGACGTACTGCGCCGTTTCACCAAGCTGAAGATGTCGCTGATGCCCTACCTGGCGAGGGTCGCCGAGGAGGCCCATACCGACGGTACGCCGATGATGCGGCCGATGGTGCTGGAGTTCCCGGCCGATCCCGGCGTCGCCTACCTCGAGCGGCAGTACATGCTCGGGCCCGACCTGCTGGTCGCACCGGTGATGAGCAAGGACGGCGAGGTCCGCTTCTACCTGCCCGAAGGCACCTGGACCCACCTGCTGACCGGCGAGCAGTTGGCCGGGAGCCGCTGGGTCACCCAGACGCACGGCTTCGACAGCCTGCCGGTACTTGTCCGTGAAGGCGCCGTGATCGCGATCGGCGCCGTCGACGACCGCCCGGACTACGACTGGGCCGACGGTGTCGAGCTGCGCTGGTACGTCCCCACCGAAGGGCAAACGACTCGCGTCCGTCTCCCCGGGCCGAACGGGGAGACGGACGCGGTGATCGAGCTGACCCTGGCAGGTGGCGAGGCGACCGCCCGCGTCGTCGAGGGGACGTGCGAGCGGTTCACCGTCACCGTTCGAAAGTGA
- a CDS encoding glycoside hydrolase family 3 C-terminal domain-containing protein: MSNPPPRSPLPPFRDPARKLPERIGDLLDRLTPAEKLGLLHQHQAAVPRLGLESFRTGTEALHGVAWLGPATVFPQAVGLAASWNPELVRAVGSAVGDEVRSFHHENPAGVGLNVWAPVVNPLRDPRWGRNEEGYSEDPWLTGVLAVAYGRGLTGDVEGTLKTAPTLKHFLAYNNETDRCTTSSNLPPRVLHDYELPAFRAPIEAGAAVAMMPSYNLVNGRPAHLSPLINELVRTWTEDDLLVVSDAGAPANLVELQRYFDDKPSAYAAMLRAGVDSITQDDSDAGPSIQLLTDALAQGKLSEADIDLAARHALAIRFRLGEFDPVELNPYGSPAADVVGCPVHRQLAQNAARQSIVLLKHECQVLPLNAETTKRVAVVGPLADTLYEDWYSGTLPYQVTARAGLVERLGADAVDYCEGVDRVELRTSGGCLGAGQDKSVRIGDTGAFDLFDWGGDSWTLRSVESGSYVTVTDTGSLVADHPGPSTWEVKETFELLPTGENTSVLRHRNSGRFVELTDGEAMATADDLAAATVFEVVTLVDGAARAAELAAAADVTIVVVGNHPLVNGRETEDRADLELPAAQDRLVRAVHAANPRTVLVMSSSYPFAVEWADQHLPALLWSSHGGQEYGRALADVLFGDSDPAGRLPQTWYRSAADLPDLLDYDIVATDSTYLYFRGRPLYPFGHGLSYTTFTYSELRLSSASVPADGELLVSLTVKNSGARAGREIVQLYTHQQRSRAKQPLRQLRDFQQVALDAGESIEVQFRLQATDLGFWDVTRNRRCVETARHSVLIGRSATDTRLTGSFDVAGESIPPRAIFTAPVAATAFDEYCSMTMTDTTPEYGDAVRSLEAGAWLAFEDVDLGDGATRCIAQVSSELEEGTIDLRLDDPLHGLLLGTVQVPTTGDRHTWIDSDTPLAAASGVHTLYAVFSTADIALESLTFER; the protein is encoded by the coding sequence ATGAGCAATCCGCCGCCACGCTCACCCCTTCCGCCGTTCCGCGATCCGGCCAGGAAGTTGCCGGAGCGGATCGGCGATCTGCTCGACCGGCTGACTCCGGCCGAGAAACTCGGCCTGCTGCACCAGCATCAGGCGGCCGTACCCCGGCTGGGGCTCGAGTCCTTCCGGACCGGTACGGAGGCCCTGCACGGGGTCGCCTGGCTCGGCCCGGCGACGGTCTTCCCGCAGGCCGTCGGTCTGGCCGCCAGCTGGAATCCCGAACTGGTCCGAGCCGTCGGCTCAGCGGTCGGCGACGAGGTCCGCAGCTTCCATCACGAGAATCCGGCCGGTGTCGGCCTGAACGTCTGGGCTCCGGTCGTGAACCCACTGCGCGACCCACGCTGGGGGCGCAACGAGGAGGGCTACTCGGAGGATCCGTGGCTCACCGGCGTACTGGCCGTCGCCTACGGGCGGGGCCTGACCGGTGACGTCGAGGGGACGCTCAAGACCGCGCCGACGCTCAAGCATTTCCTTGCCTACAACAACGAGACGGACCGCTGCACGACCTCGAGCAACCTGCCGCCGCGCGTTCTGCACGACTACGAACTACCGGCCTTCCGCGCGCCGATCGAGGCCGGCGCGGCGGTCGCGATGATGCCGTCGTACAACCTGGTGAACGGCCGTCCGGCCCATCTGAGCCCGCTGATCAACGAGCTGGTCCGGACCTGGACCGAGGACGACCTCCTGGTCGTCAGCGACGCGGGCGCCCCGGCGAACCTGGTCGAATTGCAGCGGTACTTCGATGACAAACCATCGGCGTACGCCGCGATGCTCAGAGCAGGCGTCGACAGCATCACGCAGGACGACAGCGACGCGGGTCCGTCGATCCAGCTCCTGACCGACGCACTGGCCCAAGGCAAGCTGAGCGAAGCGGACATCGACCTGGCGGCCCGGCACGCACTGGCGATCCGGTTCCGGCTGGGCGAGTTCGATCCGGTCGAGCTGAATCCGTACGGCTCCCCCGCGGCGGACGTCGTCGGCTGCCCGGTGCACCGCCAACTGGCCCAGAATGCTGCGCGGCAGTCCATCGTGCTGCTCAAACACGAATGTCAGGTACTGCCGCTGAATGCCGAGACCACAAAGCGGGTCGCGGTCGTCGGACCGCTTGCTGACACCCTGTACGAGGACTGGTACTCGGGCACACTCCCCTACCAGGTCACGGCTCGCGCCGGCCTGGTCGAACGGCTCGGCGCCGACGCGGTCGACTACTGCGAAGGCGTCGACCGAGTCGAACTGCGAACGAGTGGCGGCTGCCTGGGCGCCGGCCAGGACAAGTCGGTCAGGATCGGCGATACCGGTGCATTCGACCTCTTCGACTGGGGCGGCGACTCCTGGACCCTGCGCTCGGTCGAGAGCGGCTCCTACGTCACGGTGACCGACACCGGCTCGCTCGTTGCCGATCACCCCGGCCCGAGCACCTGGGAGGTCAAGGAGACGTTCGAGCTCCTCCCCACCGGCGAGAACACCTCCGTACTCCGGCATCGCAACAGCGGCCGCTTTGTCGAACTGACGGACGGCGAGGCCATGGCGACCGCCGACGACCTGGCCGCGGCGACCGTGTTCGAGGTCGTCACGCTCGTCGACGGCGCCGCCCGGGCGGCCGAGCTGGCGGCTGCCGCGGACGTCACCATCGTTGTCGTGGGCAACCATCCGCTGGTGAACGGCCGGGAGACCGAGGACCGGGCCGACCTGGAACTGCCGGCCGCTCAGGACCGGCTGGTCCGCGCCGTACACGCGGCCAACCCGCGAACGGTGCTGGTGATGTCGAGCAGCTACCCGTTCGCCGTCGAGTGGGCCGATCAGCACCTGCCCGCACTGCTCTGGTCGTCCCACGGCGGGCAGGAGTACGGCCGGGCGCTCGCGGACGTGCTGTTCGGCGACTCGGACCCGGCCGGCCGGCTACCGCAGACGTGGTACCGATCGGCTGCCGACCTGCCGGATCTCCTCGACTACGACATCGTCGCCACCGACTCGACGTACCTGTACTTCCGCGGCCGCCCGCTCTATCCGTTCGGGCACGGCCTGAGCTACACGACCTTCACGTACTCCGAGCTGCGGTTGAGCTCGGCCTCCGTACCGGCCGACGGTGAGCTTCTGGTGAGCCTCACCGTCAAGAACTCCGGCGCGCGGGCCGGTCGCGAGATCGTCCAGCTCTACACCCATCAGCAACGGTCCCGTGCCAAGCAGCCGCTGCGCCAGTTGCGTGACTTCCAGCAGGTCGCGCTGGACGCCGGGGAGAGCATCGAGGTGCAGTTCCGGCTCCAGGCCACCGACCTCGGCTTCTGGGACGTCACCCGGAACCGGCGGTGCGTGGAGACGGCCCGGCACAGTGTGCTGATCGGGAGGTCCGCCACGGACACCCGCCTCACTGGATCCTTCGACGTCGCTGGAGAGTCGATCCCGCCGCGGGCGATCTTCACGGCACCCGTCGCGGCGACGGCCTTCGACGAGTACTGCTCGATGACGATGACCGACACCACACCGGAGTACGGCGATGCCGTCCGTTCGCTGGAGGCCGGTGCCTGGCTCGCCTTCGAGGACGTCGATCTGGGCGACGGCGCCACCCGCTGCATCGCCCAGGTCTCCTCCGAACTGGAGGAAGGCACGATCGACCTGCGGCTGGACGACCCGCTGCACGGTCTGCTCCTCGGCACTGTGCAGGTTCCGACGACCGGCGATCGTCACACCTGGATAGACAGCGACACCCCACTCGCTGCCGCGAGCGGGGTGCACACTCTCTATGCGGTGTTCTCCACCGCCGACATCGCGCTCGAGAGCCTCACTTTCGAACGGTGA
- a CDS encoding D-arabinono-1,4-lactone oxidase, whose translation MTTNWAGNITFSAEVRTPRTVSELQELVRLSDHVRVLGSGHSFNRIADTTGTLISVTGLPRQAAYDPSDETVTIAAGLRYGEVTAYLQDEGRALHNLGSLPHISVAGACATGTHGSGDANRPLAAAVTRTTFIAADGELVTLTRDDPDFLGSIISLGALGVAVELELETRPTYEISQVVYDGLPVARLGTDFEEIFSSAYSVSAFTDWVDPDVMVWRKMLAGTPYEPSWLGAQLADGARHPIKAMPADFATQQFGVAGPWNERLPHFRLEFTPSNGEELQSEYFVPRAAAPQAFEELKALGERMAPVLQISEIRTIAADDLWLSPSQGRDTVALHFTWIRDETAVRPVVAALEEALLPLGARPHWGKVFTADAGTLRECYPKVPDFIALATKYDPNGKFRNDYVNTYLPA comes from the coding sequence ATGACGACGAACTGGGCAGGGAACATCACCTTCTCGGCGGAGGTCCGGACACCGCGGACCGTGTCCGAGCTGCAGGAGCTGGTGCGGTTGTCGGACCACGTCCGGGTGCTGGGCAGTGGGCATTCCTTCAACCGGATCGCCGACACGACGGGCACGCTGATCTCCGTCACCGGGCTGCCTCGCCAGGCCGCCTACGACCCGTCCGACGAGACCGTCACGATCGCGGCCGGCCTCCGGTACGGCGAGGTGACGGCCTATCTGCAGGACGAGGGCCGGGCGCTGCACAACCTCGGCTCGCTCCCGCACATCTCCGTCGCGGGTGCCTGCGCGACCGGTACGCACGGCTCGGGCGACGCCAACCGCCCACTCGCCGCCGCCGTCACCAGGACCACCTTCATCGCCGCCGACGGCGAACTCGTCACGCTGACCCGCGACGACCCCGACTTCCTCGGCTCGATCATCTCGCTCGGAGCGCTCGGTGTGGCCGTCGAGCTGGAGCTCGAGACGCGACCGACGTACGAGATCAGCCAGGTCGTGTACGACGGCCTGCCGGTCGCACGCCTCGGCACCGACTTCGAGGAGATCTTCTCGAGCGCCTACAGCGTCAGCGCCTTCACCGACTGGGTCGACCCGGACGTGATGGTGTGGCGCAAGATGCTCGCCGGTACGCCGTACGAGCCGTCCTGGCTGGGCGCCCAGCTCGCCGACGGAGCCCGCCATCCGATCAAGGCGATGCCCGCCGACTTCGCCACCCAGCAATTCGGCGTCGCCGGCCCGTGGAACGAACGCCTCCCGCACTTCCGCCTGGAGTTCACCCCCAGCAACGGCGAAGAACTGCAGTCCGAGTACTTCGTACCGCGAGCAGCCGCCCCCCAAGCCTTCGAGGAGCTGAAGGCCCTCGGCGAGCGGATGGCCCCCGTCCTGCAGATCTCCGAGATCCGTACCATCGCCGCCGACGACCTCTGGCTCAGCCCGAGCCAGGGCCGCGACACCGTCGCCCTCCACTTCACCTGGATCCGGGACGAGACAGCAGTCCGCCCAGTCGTAGCCGCCCTGGAAGAAGCCCTACTCCCGCTAGGCGCCCGCCCCCACTGGGGCAAGGTCTTCACCGCCGACGCCGGCACCCTCCGCGAGTGCTACCCGAAGGTCCCCGACTTCATCGCCCTCGCCACGAAGTACGACCCCAACGGCAAGTTCCGCAACGACTACGTGAACACCTACCTCCCCGCCTGA